In Chitinibacter sp. SCUT-21, a single genomic region encodes these proteins:
- a CDS encoding phage holin family protein, with amino-acid sequence MSSIREALGGLIATRVALFGHELRDELDRVAFMIGLAVALACALILMLSFFGLTLLFSFWAYRILICAITTLVFLTIALVAWWKVRQLVQVLKHPFPLTCEEFVQDRQLLKAVLKPNQTATEEQNA; translated from the coding sequence ATGAGCTCGATTCGAGAAGCTTTGGGTGGCTTAATTGCCACCCGTGTGGCACTTTTTGGGCATGAGCTGCGTGATGAGCTGGATCGTGTGGCGTTTATGATCGGCTTGGCGGTGGCTCTTGCATGTGCGCTGATTTTAATGCTGAGTTTCTTCGGCTTGACCCTGCTATTTAGTTTCTGGGCTTACCGCATTTTAATCTGTGCAATCACTACGCTGGTGTTTCTAACGATAGCCTTGGTGGCATGGTGGAAAGTTCGGCAGCTTGTACAAGTGCTAAAGCATCCCTTTCCATTGACGTGTGAAGAGTTTGTGCAAGATCGGCAATTGCTTAAGGCCGTTTTAAAGCCAAATCAAACTGCGACTGAGGAACAAAATGCCTAA
- the galU gene encoding UTP--glucose-1-phosphate uridylyltransferase GalU has product MQKIRKAVFPVAGMGTRFLPATKASPKEMMSVVDKPLIQYAVEEALAAGITEMIFITGRHKRSIEDHFDKAGELEADLEAKQKTKLLEVLRGIIPKSVTCIYIRQPEALGLGHAVLCAKPVVGDEPFAVILADDLIDGHGVSEMKRMVDVFGDTHCSVLGVEEVAPAETGSYGIVEVSENAGRLRVGNIVEKPKPEEAPSNLAVVGRYILTPRVFHHLQHVQPGKGGEIQLTDGIFALMQEQHILAHKLQGTRYDCGSKIGFLKATVELGLKHHEVGEEFTAYMKEFCQTF; this is encoded by the coding sequence ATGCAAAAAATTCGTAAAGCCGTGTTCCCCGTGGCAGGGATGGGCACTCGTTTTCTGCCTGCAACGAAGGCAAGCCCGAAAGAAATGATGTCTGTGGTGGATAAGCCATTGATTCAATACGCGGTGGAAGAAGCATTGGCAGCGGGTATTACCGAGATGATTTTTATCACCGGTCGCCACAAACGCAGTATTGAAGACCACTTCGATAAAGCGGGTGAACTTGAAGCGGATTTGGAGGCAAAACAAAAAACCAAATTGCTCGAAGTGTTGCGCGGGATTATTCCTAAATCCGTAACGTGTATTTATATCCGCCAGCCAGAAGCTTTGGGTTTGGGTCATGCGGTATTGTGCGCCAAGCCAGTCGTGGGTGATGAGCCATTTGCGGTGATTTTGGCAGATGACTTGATTGATGGTCATGGCGTTTCGGAAATGAAACGCATGGTCGATGTATTTGGCGATACGCACTGCTCGGTGCTTGGGGTGGAAGAAGTGGCGCCAGCCGAAACGGGCAGCTACGGGATTGTTGAAGTAAGCGAAAACGCCGGCCGCCTGCGCGTGGGTAATATTGTTGAAAAACCAAAACCAGAAGAAGCACCGTCGAATTTGGCCGTAGTGGGGCGCTATATTTTGACGCCACGCGTGTTCCATCATTTACAGCATGTTCAGCCTGGTAAAGGCGGCGAGATTCAATTGACCGACGGTATTTTCGCCTTGATGCAAGAGCAGCACATTTTGGCGCACAAGCTGCAAGGCACGCGTTACGACTGCGGTAGCAAAATCGGCTTTTTGAAAGCGACGGTTGAATTGGGGCTAAAACATCATGAGGTAGGTGAGGAATTCACTGCCTATATGAAGGAATTTTGTCAGACATTTTAA
- a CDS encoding DUF883 domain-containing protein, which translates to MSTQIDSVLIDETKDALKETAQLIEAAANAQGEEAKALYAKIADNLRSAKHRLTELEGNAVEKAKVAAKHTDEYVHNHPWQAVGVGAAIGLLVGFLVARR; encoded by the coding sequence ATGTCTACGCAAATCGATTCAGTATTGATTGATGAAACTAAAGATGCTTTGAAAGAAACAGCACAATTAATCGAAGCAGCAGCCAATGCACAAGGTGAAGAGGCAAAGGCACTCTATGCCAAGATTGCTGATAATCTGCGCAGTGCAAAACATCGTTTGACCGAGCTAGAAGGCAATGCGGTCGAAAAAGCCAAAGTTGCTGCTAAACACACCGATGAATATGTACATAATCACCCGTGGCAGGCCGTGGGTGTTGGTGCCGCGATCGGCTTGTTGGTTGGCTTTTTGGTCGCACGCCGTTAA